TCGGCGAGAATTACGGCCCCGGCACCGTCTGCGGCCACGCGGCGATCGAGGGCTTTTCGGTCGGCATCATCACCAACAACGCCCCGATCGATCCGGCCGGCGCCAACAAGGCGACCCATTTCATCCAGGCCTGCTGCCAGTCGCGGACGCCCATCCTCTATCTCAACAACACGACCGGCTACATGGTCGGCCGCGCCTACGAGGAGGCCGGCATGATCAAGCACGGCTCCAAGATGATCCAGGCGGTGACCAGCGCGACCGTGCCGCAGATCACGCTCTATTGCGGCGCCTCCTACGGCGCCGGCAATTACGGCATGTGCGGCCGCGGCTTCCATCCGCGCTTCTGCTTCTCCTGGCCCAATGCCCGCACCGCCGTGATGGGCGGCGAGCAGGCGGCCGAAACCATGGCGATCGTCACCAAGGCCGCGGCCGCGCGGCGCGGCAGGCCGGTGGACGAGGCCCAACTCGGCAAGCTGAAGAGCGACATCGTCAATCTGTTCGAGCGGCAGATGGACGTCTTCACCACCAGCGCCAAGCTGCTCGACGACGGCGTCATCGACCCGCGCGATACCCGCGCCGTGCTGGCGGAAACGCTCGCCATCTGCCGCGAGGCCGAGGAACGCCGGCCGGTGCCGATGCAGTTCTCGGTGGCGCGGCCATGAGAACGGTCATCAGAAACGAGGCAGCCATGGCAACAGCCCGAACGGTCACCGGACCGACGCCGTTCCGCACCGTGCTGGTCGCCAACCGGGGCGAAATCGCGCTGCGCATCATGCGCACCGCGCGCCGCGCCGGTTACGGCGTGGTGGCGGTCTATTCCTCCGCCGATGCCGGCGCCCGGCATGTCGAGATGGCCGACCGCGCCGTGCATATCGGCGAGGCGCTGCCGAGCCAGTCCTATCTTGCCATCGACCGCATCATCGCCGCCGCGCGGGAGGCCGGGGCCGATGCCGTGCATCCCGGCTACGGCTTCCTTGCCGAGAATGCCGCCTTCGCCGCGGCCTGCCGCGAGGCCGGCCTCGTCTTCATCGGCCCCTCGCCGGAGGCGATCGAGGCCATGGGCAACAAGGCCGGGGCCAAGGCGATCATGGCGGAGGCCGGCGTGCCCGTCGTGCCCGGCTACCAGGGCGAGGACCAGAGCCCCGAGCGCCTCGCGGCGGAGGCCGAACGGATCGGCTATCCCGTCATGATCAAGGCGGTGGCCGGCGGCGGCGGCCGCGGCATGCGGCTCGTCGCCGAAGCCGGGCGCCTCGCCGATCTGCTCGCCCAGGCGAAATCGGAGGCGAGCCACGCCTTCGGCGATCCGACCGTGATCCTGGAACGGGCCATCGTCGATCCGCGCCATATCGAGATCCAGGTGTTCGGCGACCGCCACGGCGGCGCCGTGCATCTCGGCGAGCGCGACTGCTCGGTGCAGCGCCGCCACCAGAAGCTCGTCGAGGAAGCGCCCTCGCCGGCCGTGTCGCCCGAGCTGCGCGCCGCCATGGGCGAAACCGCGGTCAAGGCCGTGAAGGCGCTCGGCTACGAGGGCGCCGGCACGCTCGAATTCCTGCTCGACCGCACGGGCGCCTTCTACTTCATGGAAATGAACACGCGCCTGCAGGTCGAGCATCCGGTGACGGAGCTGATCACCGGGCTCGACCTCGTCGAATGGCAGTTCAGGGTCGCCGCCGGCGAAAGGCTGCCGCTCGACCAGGAGGCGATCCGCTTTGCCGGCCATGCGATCGAGGTCAGGCTCTGCGCCGAGGACCCGGCCGACGATTTCATGCCGCAGTCCGGCCGCATCGCCCATTGGGCCATGCCCGACAGCCTGCGGGTGGAAACGGCCGTCGGCGCCGGCAGCGAGGTGCCGCCCTTCTACGATTCGATGATCGCCAAGGTGATCGCCCATGGCGCGAACCGGGAGGAGGCACGCCGCAAGCTGAGCCACGGCCTCGCCCAGGCGGCCGTGTTGGGCCTGAAGACCAACCAGGGCTTCCTCGCGCGGACGCTCGATCATCCGGTCTTCGCCGCGGGCGAGGCGACGACCGGCTTCGTTGCCCGCCATGCCGGCGAGCTGACCCGCCGGCCGCAGCCCGGCCTGCCGCTGCCGGTGGCCGCCGCGCTCGTTCTCTACGCGACCGATACCGCGCCGGCCCATCGCGGCACGGCGCGCCATCTCGGCCCGCCGCTGCCCGTACCGATGCTGATCGAGGTCGACGGCGGGACGGCCGAGGTGGGCGTCTTCAGGGCCCGCGACGGCCGGCATCACGTGATGTTCGGCGGCGAGGAATTCGTGCTGCGGATCGTCGCCGTCGAACCGAACGGCCTCGGCCTCGACCGCGAGGGAACGATCAGCCGGATCGTCTATGCGCGCGACGGCGCGACGCTCGCGCTGCAAGCCGGCGCCGATGCCGTCATCATCCGCGACCTCACCCGCGCCCCGGCCACCGCCGCGGGGGCCGAGGCCGGCGACGGCCGCCTGCTCGCCGCCATGACCGGCCGCATCGTCGCGGTGCATGTGGCAGCCGGCGACACGGTCGTGGCCGGCCAGCCGATCGTGACGCTGGAGGCGATGAAGATGGAACATGTCCATGCCGCCCCGGCCGCAGGCCGGCTGGCCGAGATCGTGGTCGCGCCCGGCGAGCAGGTCACCGCCCACCGGCTGATCGCGCGGATCGAGCCCGCCGCCTAGACCGGCGGCGGGACACCTGTCATCGAGGAGGTTTGCCGATGTCCGACACGGTTCTCATCGACAAGCGCGGCGCGGCGCTCTGGATCACCATCAACCGGCCCGACCGGCGCAACGCCCTCAATGCAGAGGTGATCGCCGGCATCGCCCGAGGCTATGGCGAAGCCCATGCCGACGACACGGTGCGCGCCATCGTGCTGACCGGCGGCGGCGACAAGGCCTTCTGCGCCGGCGCCGACCTCACCGGCGGCCAGGCGGCCTTCCGCGACCTTGCCAAGCCCAACAGCGACTATGCCGACCTGCTGCGGCTCGCCCAGAACGCCACCAAGCCGTCGATCGCGCGCGTCAACGGCGTCTGCATGGCCGGCGGCATGGGCCTTCTGTGCATGACCGACATGGCGGTCGCCGCCGACACCGTCGTGTTCGGCCTGCCGGAGGTGAAGGTCGGCGTCTTCCCGATGCAGGTGCTGAGCCTCCTGCAGGTGACCGTGCCCCGGCGTATCGTCAACGAATGGTGCCTCACCGGCGAACCCTTCGACGCAGCCGAGGCGAAGGCGGCCGGGCTCGTCAACCACGTCGTGCCGGCGGCTGAGCTCGATGCCAAGGTCCAATGGCTGATCGGCCGCCTCGCCGACAAGTCGCCGACCGCCATCCGGCGCGGCAAATATGCCATGCGCGCCATCGCCGCCATGTCGTTCGACGAGGCGATCGCCTACACCGAGGCGCAGATCGCCCTGACCGCGGCGACCGAGGATGCCCGCGAGGGCGTCGCCGCCTTCGTCGAAAAGCGCAAGCCGAACTGGACCGGACGCTGACGCCCCGGGCGCTGCGACACTTCGCCCGGCGGCGCCGCGACTAGCCGCTTAACACAAGACAGGCCCCGGCACGGCTGAAACCATCGCGAGGCTGGCGCATGGCAACCGGGGCATCGAGCAAGAAGACGTCATGAGCGACAAGGCGATCATCACCTGCGCGCTGAACGGCGTGCTGACCGACCCGAAACAGCATGCCGTGCCGGTGACGCCGGCCGAGATGGCTGCCGAGGCCCGCCGCGCCTTCGAGGCGGGCGCCTCGGTCATGCACATCCACCTGCGCCAGCAGGGCGAGGGCAAGGGCCATCTGCCGTCCTGGGATCCGGCGCTCTCGGCCGAGGTGCAGGCGGCGATCCGCGCGGCCTGTCCTGGTGTCGTCATCAACCACACGTCGGGCGTGGTCGGCCCGGACTTTTCGGGCGCACTCGCCTGCATCGCCGAGACGCGGCCGGAAATGGCCGCCTGCAATGCCGGCTCGCTCAACTATCTCAAGGTGAAGGCGGACGGCACCTGGGCCTGGAAGCCCATGCTGTTCGACAACCCGGTCGAAAAGATCAAGGCCTATCTCGACGTGATGGCCGCGGCCGGCACGCTGCCGGAATTCGAGTGTTTCGACGTCGGCATCGCGCGCTGCGTCGCCATGTATTCGCAGGTCGGCATGGTGAAGGGGCCGCTCCAGTACAATTTCGTCATGGGCGTGGACTCCGGCATGCCCGCCGATCCCGATCTTCTGCCGATCCTCCGGCGGCTCAAGGCGGCGGACGCCAACTGGCAGGTCACCGCCATCGGCCGCGCCGGCATCTGGCCGCTGCACCGGGCCTGCGCCGAACAGGGCGGGCACCTGCGGTCCGGCCTCGAAGACACGTTCTACCTGCCCGACGGCGCGAAGGTTGCGTCGAACGGCGCCTTGATCGAACAATTGGCGGCCTATGTACGAGAAGCGGGGCGCGAGGTTGCGAGCCCCGCCGAAGCACGCAGGCTCTTGAAGCTGCAATAAGCCCGCCGCCCGAAAGCCGGATCAACCGGCACCGGGCAGACGGAACGATCAAAAAAAGATCCGAGATGGGAACGCCGACAGCCCGAGGGGGACCACAAGCTTGCAGATCGTTCAGCTGCTGATCAGCGGCCTGGCGCAAGGGTGCATCTACGGCCTGATCGCGCTCGGCTTCGTGCTGATCTACAAGGCGACCGAGACCGTCAACTTCGCCCAGGGCGAGCTGATGATGATCGGCGCCTTCGCCGGCCTGTTCGCCGCAACCACGCTCGGCCTGCCCTACTGGCTGGTCATCCTGTTCGCCATGGCCGCCACGGCCGTGGTCGGCTACTGCCTCGAGCGCGTCGTCCTGAGGCCGGTCCTCGGCCACCCGGCCTTCGCCGTGGTCATGGTGACCATCGGCCTCAGCTATATGGGCCGCGGGCTCGTCACCATGCTCCCGGTGGTCGGCACCGACACCCACAGCCTGCCGGTGCCGTTCCGCGGCGAGACCTATCGGCTCGGCGGCCTGGTGATCAGCGCCGAGCACATCGTCATCATCGTGACCACGTTCGCGCTCTGCGCCCTGCTCGCCGCGGTGTTCCGCTACACCAAGGTCGGCGTCGCCATGCAGGCCATGTCGCAGAACCAGCTCGCCGCCTACTACATGGGCATTCCGGTGAAGCGGCTGTCCAGCCTGATCTGGGCGATCAGCGCCGGTGTCGCGGCGATCGCCGGCATCCTGCTCGCGCCGCTCACCTTCATCCACGCCAATATGGGCCTCATCGGCATCAAGGCGTTCCCGGCGGCGGTCATCGGCGGCTTCACCAGCCTGCCCGGCGCGATCGTCGGCGGCCTGATCATCGGCGTCGTCGAGTCCTTTGCCGGCTTCTACCTCATGGAAGGCTTCAAGGACGTCGCCGCCTTCGTCGTCGTGCTCGCCATGCTGGTGTTCAAGCCCACCGGCCTGTTCGGCGAAACCGCCCGCAAGAAGGTGTGACGCCATGCGCTTCATCTTCAAGACCCGCTACGAGCAGGACATCAACCTGATCCAGCATGGCGGCCAGCTGTTCTGGTACGGGCTGCTCGTCGTCGCCCTGCTCGCCCTGCCGCTCGCCGCCTCGCCCTATTTCCTCAGCCAGGTGAGCCAGGTGTTCATCTATGTGCTGATCGCCTATGGGCTGATGCTGCTTGCCGGCTTCACCGGCCAGATGTCGCTCGGCCATGCAGCCTTCATGGCGGTCGGCGCCTATGCGGAAGCGGTGCTCGCCATTGCCGGCTGGCCGTTCTTCCTGTCAACGGCGGTCGCCGGCCTGCTCGCCGCCGCCGTCGGCGTCATCATCGGCCTGCCGGCGCTGCGCGTGCGCGGCCTCTATCTCGGCATCGCGACACTCGCCTTCGGCACCATCGTCGAGGAGATCATCGCCCGCGCCGAGCCCATCACCGGCGGCAATGCCGGCCTGATGGTGCCGCCGATCCAGCTCTTCGGCCTGCGCTTCGCCGACGGCGTGCCGTTCTACTACCTCGCTCTCGCCTTCGCGGTCGGCGGCGCGCTCGTCCTGATCAACCTGCTGCGCTCGCCGACGGGCCGCGCCTTCGTCGCCATCCGCGACTCGGAGATCTCGGCGCAGAGCATGGGCGTGCATCTTGCCACCTACAAGACGCTGTCCTTTGCCATCAGCGCGGCCTTTGCCGGCGTCGGCGGCGCGCTCTACGCCCACAATATCCGCTTCCTGTCGCCCGACCAGTTCACCGTCATCCAGTCGATCGAGCTCCTGATGATGGTGGTGATCGGCGGCCTCGGCTCGATCCACGGCGCGGTGTTCGGCGCCATCTTCCTGATCGCGCTGCCGCAGGCGATCAACGCCTCGAAACCGTTCCTGCCGACCGCGCTCGCCGAAGCCACCGGCCTGCAGCCGACCGTCTTCGGCCTGGTGCTGATCCTCATGGTGCTGTTCGAACCGCTCGGCATCTACGGCGCCTGGCTCAAGTTCAGGGCCTATTTCGACCTGTTCCCGTTCTACCGGCAGGGCATGTTCCGCCGGCAGAAGGCCTTCCAGAAATCGGACCGGCTGAAATGACGGAGCCCCTGTTCGAAGCGAAAGGCCTGTCGGTCCAGTTCGGCGGCCTGAAAGCCGTCGACAATGTCGGCTTCAGCGTCGACAAGGGCGAGGTCTTCACGATCATCGGCCCGAACGGCGCCGGCAAGACCACCGTCTTCAACATCATCAGCCGGATCTACGATCCGAGCGCCGGCACGATCAGCTTCGAAGGCCGCGACATCACCGGCGTCGCGCCGCACAAGATCGCCGGGCTCGGCATTGCCCGCACCTTCCAGAACATCGAGCTGTTCGAGCAGGCGACCGTCCTGCAGAACCTCTTGATCGGCGCCCATGTGCACCGGACCACCCACCCGCTCGCCGAGGCGCTGTTCCTGCCTTCGGTGAAGCGCGCGGAGGTGCGCCTGCGCGAGCATGTCGAGGAGATCATCGAGTTCCTCGACCTCGCCGTGCACCGCGACAGCATGGTGGCGGGCCTGCCCTATGGCGCGCGCAAGGTGGTCGAGCTCGGCCGGGCGCTGGCGATCCGGCCGAAGCTGCTGCTGCTCGACGAACCTTCCTCCGGCCTCAATGTCGAGGAGACCGAGGACATGGCCTTCTGGATCGAGGACATCACCAAGGACCTCGGCATCACCGTCATCATGGTGGAGCACGACATGACGCTGGTCTCGCGGGTGTCGGACCGGGTGCTGGCGATCAACCAGGGCCGGGTCCTCGCGCTCGGCACCCCCGACGCGGTGCAGAGCCACCCGGCCGTCGTCGAGGCCTATCTCGGCCGGACCGAGCCCGAGGCGGTGCCGGCATGACCAGCCCCGTGTCGACCAGCGAACCGATCCTGACGCTCGCCAATGTCGAGGCCGCCTATGGCGCGGTGAAGGCCATCCGCGGCGTCTCCCTGTCGGTGCCGAAAGGCGCGATCGTCACCGTGCTCGGCGCCAATGGCGCCGGCAAGACCACCATCCTGAAGACGATCTCGGGCATTCTCGATCCGCAGAAGGGCGCGATCACCTTCAAGGGCCAGGCGATCGACCGCCGCGACCCGGCCGAGATCGTCCGCCTGGGCCTCAGCCATTCGCCCGAAGGGCGCGAGGTGTTTCCGCTGCTCTCGGTGCGCAACAACCTGCTGATGGGCGCCTATACGCGCGCCGACCGCGACGAGGTGGCGCGCGACCTCGAACTGGTGGAGGGCTATTTCCCGATCCTGAAGGAGCGCGCGAGCCAGGAGGCTGGCCTCCTCTCCGGCGGCCAGCAGCAGATGCTCGCCATTTCCCGGGCGCTGATGTCGCGGCCCGATCTCCTGCTGCTCGACGAGCCCTCGCTCGGCCTGTCGCCGAAGCTGACCCAGGAGATCTTCTCGATCGTCAAAAGGGTCAACCGCGAGCGCGGGGTCACCATGCTGCTGGTCGAGCAGAATGCCGCCATGGCGCTGGAAACCGCCGATTTCGGCTACATCCTCGAACAGGGCCGGATCGTCATGGAAGACACCACGGCGCGCCTGCGCGAAAAGGACGACGTGAAGGAATTCTACCTCGGCATGAAGCAGGCCGGCGTGCGCGGCGAGCGGCGCTGGAAGAAAAAGAAGATGTGGCGCTGAAGAGGAGGCCGCCCGGCATGTTCGAGATCTGGCCATCCCAGGCGATCCGCCCGCCGAAAACGCCCGCGGGCAGGACCGTCGCCGAAGTCTTCACCGCAGCGGTTGCCATGCGTGGCGACAAGACCGCGCTCAGGCAGAAACATTATGGCCTCTGGCAGTCCACCACCTGGGCCGACATGGGCAGGATCGCCCGCGAGATCGCGCTCGGCCTTGCGGCCCTCGGGCTTCAGCCCGGCGACGTCGCATCGATCCTCTCCAATACGCGGCGCGAATGGACCTTCGCCGACTACGCGATCCTCTGCGCCGGCGGCGTGTCGAACGGCATCTATCCCACCGACGCACCCGAGCAGTGCGAATATCTGATCAACGACTCGCACAGCCGCTTCGTCTTCGTCGAGGACGAGGAACAGCTCGACAAGATCCTGGAGATCCGGGCCCGCACGCCGCAGCTCGACAGGATCATCGTCTTCGATACCGAGGGCCTGTCGCGCTATTCCGACCCGCAGGTGATGAGCCTCGATGAGCTGCGCGCGCTCGGCCGCGACGAGGAGCGCGCGAAACCCGGCCTCTGGGAGGAGCGGCTCGGATCGCGCAGGCCGGCGGATCTCGCCATCCTCGTCTACACATCCGGGACGACGGGCAAGCCGAAGGGCGCGATGATCACCCACAGCAACATCATCGCGGCCATCTCGGTGATCACGACCGAGACGCTGAAGCAGAACGAGGACGACCAGCGCATGGCCTTCCTGCCGCTCTGCCACGTCGCCGAGCGGGTCGGCGGCCAGTTCATCGCGCTCTATTCCGGCGCCACGCTGAACTTCGTCGAGAACCCCGAGACCGTGCCGGAGAATGTGCGCGAGATCCAACCGACCATCTTTTTCGCGGTGCCGCGGATCTGGGAGAAGTTCTATTCGGGCGTGACGATCCGCCTGAAGGAGGCGACGCCGCTGCAGCGCCTCGTCTATGGCTGGGCGATCGCGCAGGGCACCAAGGCCGCCGATCTTCATATCGACGGCAAGCCCGTGCCGCTCGGGCTGCGCCTGAAGGTGCTCGCCGGCCGGTGGCTCGCGCTCAACAATGTCCGCAAGATGATCGGCATCCACCAATGCCGGTTCATGGCGACAGGCGCCGCACCGATCTCGCCCGATCTGATCCGCTGGTATTTCGCGCTCGGCGTACCGCTGCTCGAGCTCTGGGGCATGACGGAGACGACCGGGGTCGGCACCATCGTGCCGGTCGACCAGATCAGGCCGGGCATGATCGGGCGGCCGGTCAGTACGGTGGACATGAAGATTTCTCCGGACAGCGAGATTCTCATCCGGGGGCCGACGATCATAGCCGGCTATCTGAACCAGCCCGAGAAAACCAGCGAGGCGATCCGCGGCGGCTGGCTCCACACCGGCGATGTCGGCCTCGTCGACAACGAGGGCTTCTTCAAGATCACCGACCGGATGAAGGACATCATCATCACCGCCGGCGGCAAGAACATCACGCCGAGCGAGCTCGAGAACGAGCTGAAATTCTCGCCCTATATCACCGACGCCGTCGTCATCGGCGACCGCCGGCCCTATCTCACGGCCCTCGTCATGATCGACCAGGAGAATGTCGAGAAGTTCGCGCAGGACCGCGACATCCCCTTTTCCAACTATGCGAGCCTGTGCCGCGCGCCCGCGGTGATCGAGCTGATCGGCGCCGAGGTCGAACGGGTCAACGCCAAGGTCGCCCGCGTCGAGCAGGTCAAGACCTTCCGCCTGATCGACCAGCAGCTCACCGCCGAGGACGAGGAGCTGACCCCGACGATGAAGCTGAAGCGCGGCCTGGTGCAGAAGAAATATGCCGAGCTGATCGAGAGCATGTACCGCAGCGCCGCTGCCTGAAGCGGAGGCAGCCGGCCGGCAAGGGCCCGACAGAGGCTGCCGGCACGAGAAAAGCCGCGGGACCAGCCGCGGGCCTTCACGAGGAGACGCATCGATGAGACAGCACGTTCGGACGGCCCTGGCGCTCGCGCTCGGCCTCGTCGCCGGCCCGGCGCTCGCCCAGCAGACGCAAGGAGTGAGCGCCAGCCAGATCACGCTCGGCACGATCCAGGATCTGTCCGGCCCGGTCGCCGCCTACGGCAAGCAGGCCCGCAACGGCATGCAGATGTATTTCGACGAGCTCAATGCGCGCGGCGGCATTCACGGCCGGCGCGTCAGCCTGCTCGTCGAGGACAGCGCCTACGATCCGCGCAAGGCGCTGCTCGCCGCCCAGAAGCTGGTCAACAGCGACCGCATCTTCATGATGATCGGCCATATCGGCACGGCCCAGAACATGGCGGCCATGCCTGTGCAGTTCGAGCGCAATGTGGCGAACTTCATGCCGCTCACCGCGGCGCGCGAGATGTACCTGCCCGCCCAGCCGCTGAAGATGGCCTATGTCACGGCCTATTACGACCAGGTGCGCACCATGCTGCCCGAGCTCGTTCGCGAGCGCAGCCTGAAGCGCGCCTGCGTCGTCTACCAGGACGACGAGTTCGGCCTTGAAGTGCTGCGCGGCGGAGAGGCCGCGCTGCAGACGCTGAATCAGACCTATGTCGAGCGCACCTCGTTCAAGCGCGGTGCCACCGAATTCTCCTCACAGGTCGCCCGTCTCAAGGCCGCCAACTGCGACCTCGTGGTCATGGGCACGATCATCCGCGAGACCGTGGGCGTGCTGGCGGAAGCCAAGAAGGTCGGGCTCGACGCCGTCTTCGTCGGCACGGCGGCCGCCTATACCCATCTCATCCCGCAGCTCGGCGGCCGCGTCACCGAAGGCTTCTATGCGGTGATGACCACCGCCCACCCCTATCCCGACGATCCGAGCGCCGAGATCCGTGACTGGGCGCAGCGCTACAAGGCGCGTTTTGGCGAAGATCCGACCGTGTTCTCCGCCTTCGGCTGGCAGGTCAGCCACCTCTTCACCGAAGCGGCCATGAAGGCGGGGCCGAACCTGACGCCGCAGAGCTTCAACCAGGCGATCGAGACGACCCGCTACGGCACCGACATGTTCGGCAGCCAGGGCTGCGCGATCACGCCGCAGAACCGCCTCTGCAACAATGCCGCGCGCCTGTCGCAGATCCGCGACGGCCGCTGGGTTGTGGCGCGCGACTGGGTGCACGGCGAGGCCCCGGCCCACTGAACGCGGGATGCAGGCGCCGGCGGTCCCGCCGGCGCCGGCCGGACGCGACATGGAAGGATGAAAAGCGTGGCGAGCCCCTTCTACACAGCCGAGCACGAAGCGTTTCGCGACGTCGTCAGGCGCTTCGTCGCCGAGGAGATCGCGCCCTACGCCACGGCCTGGGACGAAGCGGAGGAGTTTCCGCGCGGGCTCTACGCCCAGGCGGCGGCCATCGGGCTCATCGGTCTCGGCTTCCCCGAAGAATATGGCGGGGGCGCCGCCGACCGCTTCATGTGGCTGGTGGCGGTGCAGGAGCTGGCGCGCGCCGGCTCCGGCGGCGTCAGCGCCAGCCTCATGAGCCATTCGATCGGCACCCCGCCGATCGCGCTCGCCGCCCGGCCGGAGGTCAAGGCACGGGTGCTGCCGGAGATCCTCTCGGGCGACAAGATCTCGGCGCTGGCGATCACCGAGCCGAGCGGCGGCTCCGACGTCGCCAACCTGAAGACCACGGCGCGCCGCGACGGCGCGGACTATGTGGTCAACGGCGAGAAGACCTTCATCACCTCGGGCATGCGCGCCGACTACTACACCGTCGCGGTGCGCACCGGTGGCGAGGGCGCCGGCGGCGTCAGCCTCCTCCTGATCGAGCGCGACCGGCCCGGCTTCGCGCGCACGCCGCTGAAGAAGATGGGCTGGTGGGCCTCCGATACCGCGACGCTCTATTTCGACAATGTGCGCGTGCCCGCCGAGAACCTGATCGGCGAGGAGGGCCAGGGCTTCAAGATCGTCATGCGCAATTTCAACCACGAGCGCCTGACGCTGGCCGCCGGCTGCATCGCCTTCGCCGCGGTGTGTCTCGACGAGGCGACGGCCTATGCCCGCGAGCGGCAGACCTTCGGCAAGCCTTTGACGCAGCATCAGGTGATCCGCCACAAGCTGGTCGACATGGCCCAGCGCGTATCGGCAAGCCAGGCCTGGCTCGAACTGCTGACCTGGCGGCTGGAGCAGGGCGAGAACCCGGTCGCCGACATCTGCCTCCTGAAGAACCAGGCGACCCAGACCATGGCCTTCTGCGCTTCGGAGGCCGTGCAGATCTTCGGCGGCGCCGGCTTCATGCGTGGCGCCAAGGTCGAGCGGATCTATCGCGAGGTGAAGGTCAATGCGATCGGCGGCGGCACCGAGGAGATCATGAAGGACCTCGCCGGCCGTCAGATGGGGCTTTAGTGCCGCGGGCGGCCCCTGCCCCTAGGACAGATGACGGAATTCGACTAGCCTTTCCCGGACCATCCGCATCCAGGCCCGACATTTTCAGAACTGCACCGCGGACGAACCGCGGGCGATCCAGATGGAGGACACCATGACGATACGACTTCCCGCGGGCCTCGCCCTGGCGGCCTGCCTCGCCGCCGGAGGCGCCACAGCCCAGGCGCCGGGGCCCACGCAAGGGGTGAGCGCCAACCAGATCACGCTCGGCACGATCCAGGACCTGTCCGGGCCCCTTGCCGCCTATGGCAAGCAGACCCGCAACGGCCTGCAGATGTATTTCGACGAGCTCAACGCGCGCGGCGGCATTCACGGCCGGCGCATCAACCTGATCGTCGAGGACAGCGCCTATGATCCGCGCAAGGCGCTGCTCGCCGCCCAGAAGCTGGTCAACAGCGACCGCATCTTCATGATGGTCGGCCATATCGGCACGGCCCAGAACATGGCGGCCATGCCGGTGCAGTTCGAGCGCAACGTGCCGAACTTCATGCCGGTGACGGCGGCGCGGGAGATGTACCTGCCGCCGCAGCCGCTGAAGATGGCCTTCGCCACCGCCTATTACGACCAGCTGCACACCATGCTGCCGGGCATCGTCCGGGAGCGCGGCCTGAAACGCGCCTGCGTCGTCTACCAGGACGACGAGTTCGGGCTTGAAGTGGTGCGCGGCGGCGAGGCCGCGCTGCAGACGCTGAACCAGACCTATGTCGAGCGCG
This portion of the bacterium YEK0313 genome encodes:
- the livF_13 gene encoding High-affinity branched-chain amino acid transport ATP-binding protein LivF, with amino-acid sequence MTSPVSTSEPILTLANVEAAYGAVKAIRGVSLSVPKGAIVTVLGANGAGKTTILKTISGILDPQKGAITFKGQAIDRRDPAEIVRLGLSHSPEGREVFPLLSVRNNLLMGAYTRADRDEVARDLELVEGYFPILKERASQEAGLLSGGQQQMLAISRALMSRPDLLLLDEPSLGLSPKLTQEIFSIVKRVNRERGVTMLLVEQNAAMALETADFGYILEQGRIVMEDTTARLREKDDVKEFYLGMKQAGVRGERRWKKKKMWR
- the mmgC_10 gene encoding Acyl-CoA dehydrogenase; translated protein: MASPFYTAEHEAFRDVVRRFVAEEIAPYATAWDEAEEFPRGLYAQAAAIGLIGLGFPEEYGGGAADRFMWLVAVQELARAGSGGVSASLMSHSIGTPPIALAARPEVKARVLPEILSGDKISALAITEPSGGSDVANLKTTARRDGADYVVNGEKTFITSGMRADYYTVAVRTGGEGAGGVSLLLIERDRPGFARTPLKKMGWWASDTATLYFDNVRVPAENLIGEEGQGFKIVMRNFNHERLTLAAGCIAFAAVCLDEATAYARERQTFGKPLTQHQVIRHKLVDMAQRVSASQAWLELLTWRLEQGENPVADICLLKNQATQTMAFCASEAVQIFGGAGFMRGAKVERIYREVKVNAIGGGTEEIMKDLAGRQMGL
- the livJ_3 gene encoding Leu/Ile/Val-binding protein precursor — translated: MRQHVRTALALALGLVAGPALAQQTQGVSASQITLGTIQDLSGPVAAYGKQARNGMQMYFDELNARGGIHGRRVSLLVEDSAYDPRKALLAAQKLVNSDRIFMMIGHIGTAQNMAAMPVQFERNVANFMPLTAAREMYLPAQPLKMAYVTAYYDQVRTMLPELVRERSLKRACVVYQDDEFGLEVLRGGEAALQTLNQTYVERTSFKRGATEFSSQVARLKAANCDLVVMGTIIRETVGVLAEAKKVGLDAVFVGTAAAYTHLIPQLGGRVTEGFYAVMTTAHPYPDDPSAEIRDWAQRYKARFGEDPTVFSAFGWQVSHLFTEAAMKAGPNLTPQSFNQAIETTRYGTDMFGSQGCAITPQNRLCNNAARLSQIRDGRWVVARDWVHGEAPAH
- a CDS encoding Long-chain-fatty-acid--CoA ligase FadD15, coding for MFEIWPSQAIRPPKTPAGRTVAEVFTAAVAMRGDKTALRQKHYGLWQSTTWADMGRIAREIALGLAALGLQPGDVASILSNTRREWTFADYAILCAGGVSNGIYPTDAPEQCEYLINDSHSRFVFVEDEEQLDKILEIRARTPQLDRIIVFDTEGLSRYSDPQVMSLDELRALGRDEERAKPGLWEERLGSRRPADLAILVYTSGTTGKPKGAMITHSNIIAAISVITTETLKQNEDDQRMAFLPLCHVAERVGGQFIALYSGATLNFVENPETVPENVREIQPTIFFAVPRIWEKFYSGVTIRLKEATPLQRLVYGWAIAQGTKAADLHIDGKPVPLGLRLKVLAGRWLALNNVRKMIGIHQCRFMATGAAPISPDLIRWYFALGVPLLELWGMTETTGVGTIVPVDQIRPGMIGRPVSTVDMKISPDSEILIRGPTIIAGYLNQPEKTSEAIRGGWLHTGDVGLVDNEGFFKITDRMKDIIITAGGKNITPSELENELKFSPYITDAVVIGDRRPYLTALVMIDQENVEKFAQDRDIPFSNYASLCRAPAVIELIGAEVERVNAKVARVEQVKTFRLIDQQLTAEDEELTPTMKLKRGLVQKKYAELIESMYRSAAA
- the livJ_4 gene encoding Leu/Ile/Val-binding protein precursor, giving the protein MTIRLPAGLALAACLAAGGATAQAPGPTQGVSANQITLGTIQDLSGPLAAYGKQTRNGLQMYFDELNARGGIHGRRINLIVEDSAYDPRKALLAAQKLVNSDRIFMMVGHIGTAQNMAAMPVQFERNVPNFMPVTAAREMYLPPQPLKMAFATAYYDQLHTMLPGIVRERGLKRACVVYQDDEFGLEVVRGGEAALQTLNQTYVERASFKRGATEFSSQVARLKAANCDLVVMGTIIRETVGVLAEAKKVGLEAVFVGTSAAYTHLIPQLGGPVAEGFYAMMTTAHPYPDDPSPQIREWAQRYKARFGEDPTVFSAYGWQIGNLFYEAAMKAGQSLTVESFLRAVEQPYGTDMFDSQGCRITAQNRLCNNSARLSQIRNGRWVIIGNWVHGATPTH